Proteins encoded by one window of Vidua chalybeata isolate OUT-0048 chromosome 8, bVidCha1 merged haplotype, whole genome shotgun sequence:
- the HTR7 gene encoding 5-hydroxytryptamine receptor 7 — MVLALNGSHLYGNLRPLVLEEPRALGGGRMIAGSWPPRSLAKLGPSPPPSALPTASPLPANDSQCGEQILSYGSAEKVLIGAVLCLITLLTIAGNCLVVISVCFVKKLRQPSNYLIVSLALADLSVALAVMPFVSVTDLIGGEWIFGRLFCNVFIAMDVMCCTASIMTLCVISIDRYLGITRPLTYPVRQNGKCMAKMILCVWLLSASITIPPLFGWAQNVNDEKVCLISQDFGYTIYSTAVAFYIPMSVMLFMYYQIYKAARRSAAKHKFTGFPRLEEMEGISVNGLVKLHKESEECTNFSRLLKHDKKNISIFKREQKAATTLGIIVGAFTVCWLPFFLLSTARPFICGTACSCIPLWVERTFLWLGYANSLINPFIYAFFNRDLRTTYRNLLQCRYRNINRKLSAAGMHEALKLAEKPEFVL; from the exons ATGGTGCTCGCCCTCAACGGCAGCCACCTCTACGGTAACCTGCGGCCCCTGGTCCTGGAGGAGCCGCGGGCGCTGGGCGGCGGCAGGATGATCGCCGGCTCCTGGCCCCCGCGCAGCCTGGCCAAGCTCGGCCCGTCGCCCCCCCCGTCGGCGCTGCCCACGGCGAGCCCCCTCCCCGCCAACGACTCCCAGTGCGGGGAGCAGATCCTCAGCTACGGCAGCGCGGAGAAAGTTCTCATCGGGGCCGTGCTCTGCCTCATCACCCTGCTGACCATCGCCGGCAACTGCCTGGTGGTGATCTCCGTCTGCTTCGTGAAGAAGCTGCGGCAGCCCTCCAACTATCTCATCGTCTCGCTGGCCCTGGCCGATCTCTCGGTGGCCCTGGCCGTCATGCCCTTCGTCAGCGTCACCGACCTTATCGGCGGGGAGTGGATCTTCGGGCGCCTCTTCTGCAACGTCTTCATCGCCATGGACGTCATGTGCTGCACGGCCTCCATCATGACCCTCTGTGTGATAAGTATCGACAG GTACCTGGGAATAACAAGACCTCTTACGTACCCTGTAAGGCAGAACGGGAAGTGTATGGCCAAAATGATCCTGTGTGTCTGGCTTTTATCTGCCTCTATCACCATCCCCCCGCTCTTCGGCTGGGCCCAGAACGTAAATGACGAAAAGGTTTGTCTCATCAGTCAAGACTTTGGCTACACCATTTACTCCACAGCAGTTGCATTTTATATTCCAATGTCAGTGATGCTTTTCATGTACTATCAGATTTATAAAGCTGCCAGGAGGAGTGCTGCTAAACACAAGTTTACTGGTTTTCCCCGTCTGGAAGAAATGGAAGGGATTTCTGTGAATGGACTTGTAAAACTGCACAAGGAATCTGAAGAATGTACTAATTTTTCACGACTCCTAAAGCACgacaagaaaaacatttccatctttaaaagagaacagaaagcTGCCACCACCCTTGGGATTATTGTTGGGGCTTTCACAGTCTGCTGgctgccttttttcctcctctcaacTGCAAGGCCCTTCATCTGTGGTACAGCGTGCAGCTGCATCCCACTCTGGGTGGAGAGAACATTTCTATGGCTGGGCTATGCAAACTCTCTCATTAACCCTTTTATATATGCCTTCTTCAACCGGGACTTGAGGACAACCTATCGCAACCTGCTGCAGTGCAGATACAGGAATATCAACCGCAAACTCTCGGCCGCAGGGATGCACGAGGCTCTGAAGCTTGCAGAAAAGCCAGAATTCGTTCTGTAA